A DNA window from Brassica napus cultivar Da-Ae chromosome C1, Da-Ae, whole genome shotgun sequence contains the following coding sequences:
- the LOC106376517 gene encoding alkaline ceramidase, giving the protein MADGISSFWGPVTSTIECCEKNYAYSSYVAEFYNTISGLPGILLALIGLVNALRQRFEKRFSILHISNMILAIGSMLYHATLQHVQQQSDETPMVWEILLYMYILYSPDWHYRSTMPTFLFLYGAAFAAVHAYLRFGIVFKVHYVILCLLCIPRMYKYYIHTEDAAAKRIAKWYVATILVGSVCWFCDRVFCKRISQWPVNPQGHALWHVCMGFNSYFANTFLMFCRAQQRGWNPKVKYFLGVLPYVKIEKPKAQ; this is encoded by the exons ATGGCTGATGGGATATCGAGCTTTTGGGGTCCTGTGACCTCTACTATAGAGTGTTGTGAGAAGAACTACGCCTACTCTTCTTACGTTGCAGAGTTCTACAACACCATCTCCGGTCTCCCTGGAATCCTACTGGCTCTCATTGGTCTCGTCAATGCCTTAAGGCAACGCTTTGAGAAGAGGTTCAGCATCCTTCACATCTCCAACATGATCCTTGCTATCGGCAGCATGCTCTACCATGCCACCTTGCAGCACGT GCAACAACAGAGTGATGAGACCCCAATGGTGTGGGAGATACTTCTCTACATGTACATCCTCTACTCACCAGACTGGCATTACAGAAGCACCATGCCCACTTTTCTCTTCCTCTACGGTGCTGCCTTTGCTGCAGTCCATGCTTACCTCAGGTTTGGGATCGTTTTCAAGGTCCACTACGTGATCCTCTGCCTTCTCTGCATCCCTCGGATGTACAAGTACTACATTCACACCGAGGACGCCGCGGCCAAAAGGATTGCGAAATGGTACGTTGCCACGATCCTGGTGGGGAGCGTGTGCTGGTTCTGCGACCGTGTGTTCTGCAAGAGGATATCTCAGTGGCCTGTGAACCCTCAGGGACATGCTCTGTGGCATGTCTGCATGGGTTTCAACTCTTACTTCGCAAACACGTTCTTGATGTTCTGTCGAGCTCAGCAACGTGGGTGGAATCCGAAGGTTAAGTACTTTCTGGGAGTTCTTCCTTATGTCAAGATTGAGAAGCCGAAAGCTCAATGA
- the LOC106437627 gene encoding phosphatidate cytidylyltransferase 2: MHKENTGDAPSAHTPRVRHHRKRNTDVVAGAGKPNGSHLLVNDSSKYKSFLVRAYSTVWMIGGFALIVYLGHLYITAMVVVIQIFMARELFNLLRKTHEDKQLPGFRLLNWHFFFTAMLFVYGRILSQRLVNTVTPDKVLYRLVTSLIKYHMAICYSLYISGFVWFILTLKKKMYKYQFSQYAWTHMILIVVFTQSSFTVANIFEGIFWFLLPASLIVINDIFAYICGFFFGRTPLIKLSPKKTWEGFIGASITTMISAFLLADIMGRFLWLTCPREDLSTGWLQCDPGPLFKQETHALPGWISNWLPWKEIYVLPVQWHALCLGLFASIIAPFGGFFASGFKRAFKVKDFGDSIPGHGGITDRMDCQMVMAVFAYIYHQSFVVPESLSVDKLLDQIITNLTLEEQQALFMKLGQVLQEKVIGS; this comes from the exons ATGCACAAAGAAAACACCGGTGATGCTCCATCAGCACATACCCCTCGTGTTCGTCATCACCGCAAGCGAAACACTGAT GTTGTTGCAGGAGCAGGCAAACCAAACGGAAGTCATTTACTTGTCAATGATAGTAGCAAATACAAATCTTTCCTCGTTCGAGCATACTCCACTGTCTGGATGATTGGTGGTTTTGCTCTAATAGTTTACCTTGGTCATCTCTACATCACAGCCATGGTGGTCGTTATCCAGATATTCATGGCAAGAGAACTTTTCAACTTGCTAAGAAAAACACATGAAGATAAACAGCTCCCCGGTTTTAGATTACTCAATTG GCACTTCTTTTTCACAGCAATGCTTTTTGTATATGGTCGAATACTTAGTCAACGGCTAGTCAACACTGTGACTCCAGACAAAGTCCTGTATAGGCTGGTCACCAGTCTCATCAAATACCACATGGCAATCTGTTACTCCTTGTACATATCCG GCTTTGTGTGGTTCATCCTGACGTTAAAAAAGAAGATGTACAAATATCAGTTTAGCCAATATGCATGGACGCACATGATCTTGATTGTGGTGTTTACTCAATCCTCATTCACCGTGGCCAACATCTTTGAAGGAATCTTCTG GTTTCTTCTTCCTGCATCACTTATCGTCATCAACGACATCTTTGCGTATATCTGTGGTTTCTTTTTTGGAAGAACACCGTTGATCAAGCTATCACCAAAGAAAACGTGGGAAGGTTTCATCGGAGCTTCTATCACCACAATGATCTCTGCATTCCTG CTTGCAGATATAATGGGACGTTTTCTATGGCTTACATGTCCCAGAGAG GACCTATCCACGGGCTGGCTCCAATGTGATCCGGGTCCTTTGTTCAAGCAAGAGACACATGCTTTACCAGGATGGATCTCTAATTGG TTGCCTTGGAAAGAAATTTATGTTCTACCAGTTCAGTGGCATGCTCTATGTCTTGGATTATTTGCGTCTATAATAGCTCCTTTTGGTGGCTTCTTTGCCAGTGGTTTCAAAAGAGCTTTCAAAGTCAAG GACTTTGGTGATAGTATTCCCGGGCATGGTGGAATCACAGATAGAATGGACTGTCAG atggTGATGGCTGTTTTTGCATATATCTACCATCAATCCTTTGTTGTACCAGAAAGCCTCTCTGTGGATAAGCTCTTAGACCAG ATAATCACAAACCTGACATTGGAGGAACAACAAGCTCTGTTCATGAAGCTTGGCCAAGTGTTGCAGGAAAAGGTTATTGGATCTTAG